A region of the Candidatus Methylomirabilis oxygeniifera genome:
CTCTTCTTATCCTCTATCGCTTTGACGGCCTTAGTCTGTTCGGCGTGGATGTCGCTCAGGGCAGCAAACAGATCGTTTCGTGCCGTTTCAAGAAGCGTGAACTGCTGATGTGACTGAAATGCCGGATGTGCAGCGCGACTCTTAATCTTAAGAAGTTCCTCGTTGAGGCGTGCGCGCTCCGCTACCAAACGCGGCTTCTGGATGAGTTCCAGTGCCCATGATGCCATATCCACAGAGAGTTTTTCGATTTCGTCCGCGAGTTGACGCGCTTGGCGCTCCTTCGCGTCCACCTGTGAGAGCTGGTCGGACTTCAGAAAGGAAAAGAGGTTGACTCCGCCCCGCCGTTCCGGGTCGAGCGAGAAAAATGACTCGTCACGGACTATGTTGGCAAGTTCGCGTTGACCGAAAAATCTGAGATTCAACAGAGCCGACGGAGATCGCGTCGAGACCGGAACCCCGCCTTCGCAGCGTTCGTCCGCGCATTCGAGGATTTCTGGTGGACCTTCTCCTTTTCGCCGGATGCGGTAGAACTTCTGACCGCCTTTAACGGAAAGGTCGATTTCTGTTTCGGGCAAGAGTGTGCCATCGGTCTTGTCCTCTTTCCGAAGCCATAAAATACCTTTATTTGGGCGGTCATACGTTTCACCGGCGCGCTGGTATTGGCAAGCGTGGGAAACGTATTCGAGGAGGCAGGATTTGCCAGTGCCTCGTCCCCCTATGAGGCATGTCATGTGTGGGTTGAAGTCCAGTTGAAGATCGTCAAAGAAAACGGTTTTTCGGACCCGCATACGGAGAATGGTCCAGTCTGGATCATGAAATATTGCTGGGGAAAGGAATGTCTTGTTGTTGAGGAGTGCCTGCCGAACTCCTTCAATCGTGAAACTACCGAGTTTCACATAAGAAAGCATCGCAGGCTGGAGAGCGTCAAAGGTGCGCGCGTCTGAGGTCTGCAACCATGCAACGGGTGCGTCGGTGTAGTCTTCGAGCTCACCGTTGAGAACACGCTTAGTAAAATCATCCAGCTCAGTGTATGGCTTGCTTATTATGAAGCCATCGGCTAGTCCGACAACTTGACGGAAAATGTTGCGGAGTCGGGTTGCCGTGTCTCGGTCTTCAAGGATGCCTTTGTGGCCAGTAGCAACAACAAGGGCAATGAGTCGAGAGCGGAAGCGGTCATGCGCTCGGTCCAACAGGCTACAGAGGTTCAATCTGCTTTCATGCCATCGCCCCTGTTGAAGTTCCAGACTCTCGTGGACACGGGTGTCCAGGTCATTGACCTCGTTGTCGTCCGGGTTTGCCAAAAGGATGACTTGGATTTGGTCGGATGAGGTTAGCTCATAACCGGGGAATACAACCGGGACATCTTGTCGTCCTGCTGCCAACATGCGGCGCGCAACATCCCGTACGGTCTTTGCGCCACCGTGAAAGATGCTGTTGTGCTGTGGTATGCCAATAACCTGTCGACCCGACTGGAAAACTCGGGGCAAGTAATCCTCTTCAATGAACTGATCCAATGGCTTGTTGCCGGTCGGGTCTTGCCAGTCTGGGTGAGCGTGCAGGTGAAAATCACAGGCATAAGGGCGAGCGCCCAGCTTTTCCCGGTCACTGTCCCGAAATGAAACTCTCGAGTTATTCCTTGTCACTGCAAGACTCCTCATGGTCAAAATGTTAAGTCCACAGTGTAACCGGTCTTTCGCACAAGTGAAAAACCAGAGAGCCGAATGAAGCAAAACCCTGTGGGCCACCTGAGAAGCGTATATAAAAGGAGTGGACGGCGGGAGACCCTTTCGCCCACAAGATGAGGATAATGATACGTCAAACGATACTCCCCTTCAAGCTGGAACAGGCGGATGGTAGTATCCTGATTTGGAAGTAGGTGCACTCACGAGATCTTCAAGTTAGGATACTACCCTGAACCCCGAGCATAGTGATTGATCGCGCAACTCATTTATCTGTCTGCCGTTGGTTAGAACACCCCCTCACCCACACCCTCTCCCCGAAATGGGGGCGAGGGGAAGGGAGGGATTTCATGCTCATGGGTGTGCCGCAGGCGCATAGGATATTGCGAGCACCCAAGGGTTCGCGGCAATCTCGGTGCAGAACGGCGGGATTGCTTCGCTACACTCGCAATGACGCATCCCAATGTCCATTCCCCGGTGAGCCCCTATCAGCTTTACAAGATTCAGCGTTTCCGATAAGATGAATATTTTCGTTGCAGCGGTCGGCTGCGCTGTCTGGAGTCCGGGGAGAGTTCGAGTGTGAAAGGGTTGTTCGATAATCTTGGGCTGAGGGCGAAACTGCTCCTGATGATGTTCTCCCTCCTGCTGCTGACGTTCGCCTCGCTGTTCGCGTTGTATTGGCACGCAGAGCTGGCGCTGATCGAGCAGGTGGAGAAACACACGATGGATCTGTCCACCGCGATTCAGATCAGCGTCGAGCGCCTCACCTCCCAGGAGCGGACCGATGAGGCGCGTCTCCAGGACTATGTCAACCGCCTGCAACGAAAAGGCGTGAATGAGATCTCTATCGTCAGCAATGAGGAGGAGGTCATCGCCAGCAGCAACCCGAAGAGAGTGGGCGCGATGATTGACCCAAGCCACCGGGATCTGTTCATTACGGCCAGGCTGGGAGACACCCTGAAAACCGAGCACGGGCAAAAGAACTATAATCTGATTGTACCGATCGTAGTCGGGAATCAGCGGATGGGTTACGCCCTGATCAGCATGGTGTTGGACGATTTCGCCCAGATCTCGCAACTGAACTTCATCAAGCGTCTGATTGCCACCGTACTGGTCTTTGGCCTTGGGATGGCCGCCTCCCTCGTTCTGTCATGGAAATACACTAGACCGATCGATCAGGTGGTCCAGGCGGCGCGTCGAGTGGCCCAGGGTGATCTCCGGGATACCTTACCGGTCGAGGGGCACGATGAGATCGGTGAGCTGACCGCGAGTTTCAACGATATGGTGCAAAAGCTGCGGGCAAACAAGGAGTTGGAGCAACGCCTACACCAGGCTGAGCGCCTCTCCAGCATCGGCCAGTTGGCCTCGGGCATTGCGCACGAAATCCGCAATCCGTTGAACTTCATCAACCTGAGCATCGATCATCTGCAAAGCCGGTTTTCACCCGCCGATCCCGGCTCGCGCGAGGAGTTCACCTATCTGGTCTCGTGGGTGAAAAGCGAGATCCACCGCCTGAATACGATGATTACCAATTTCCTGACCTACGGGAAGCCGCTCAAGCTTCAGCCGCGCCCATCCGATCTGACCTCGCTGCTCCATGATGTGGTGAAGATGGTCAGCGGTAAGGCCGAAGAACAGGGGATCGAAATCGATTGCGGCTCCCTGGAAGCATTGCCGATACTGTCGGTAGATGGGGAGCAGATCAGGACCTGTTTCGTCAACGTCCTGGTGAATGCTCTCCAGGCTATGCCTCAGGGGGGGAAGCTGGCGATCGCAACCAGGCTGGTGAACGAGACCGATTCGTCCGGGGGTCCATCGCCACTCGCCGCGAGCAGGCGCTGGATCGAGGTCAGTTTTCAGGATACCGGGCATGGGATCGCCACGGCAGACCTGCCGAGGGTGTTCGAGCCGTACTTTACGACCAAGGAGGTCGGGATCGGATTGGGATTGGCCCTGACGAAGAAGATTGTGGAAGAGCATGGAGGGACGATTGCGTTGGAGAGTATTCCAAACCGGGGCACTACGGTGAGCATCCGGCTACCGGTGGAGGAGCAGGTCTGATGCGTGAGGGACGGATCCTGGTAGTCGACGACGAGGGTCCCCAGCGAGAGATCCTTCGGACCATCCTATCGGCTGAAGGCTATTCGGTTGAAACGGCACCGGGAGGGACGGAGGCCTTACGGCGCTGCCAGGAGAAATCGTATGACCTGGTGCTGACCGATCTTCGAATGCCGGGAACCGACGGCCTCTCCCTTGTGGAGCGGCTGATCCGAGACGACCCCCCCACCCTAGTCGTTCTGATGACCGCCTACGGCTCGCTGGATTCGGCCGAGCAGGCGTTGAAAAAGGGGGCCTTCGATTATCTGACCAAACCGCTGGAGCGGGAGGAGCTGCTCCTGACGGTAAAAAGGGCCTTCGAGCGCATCCAGTTGAGCCGGGAGAATCGGTTGTTGCGACAGCAGGCAGAGGAGCGTTTTCGCATCGAAGGGATCGTGGGCAGCCATTTCCGGATGCAGGAGGTCTTTGAGAAGATCCAAAAGGTCTCAAACAGCAACACGACCGTGCTCCTCATAGGAGAGAGCGGGACCGGGAAAGAACTGATCGCCAGAACCATCCATCGACAGAGTCCACGCAAAGATCGCCCGTTTATTGCCGTCAACTGCGCGGCCATCCCTGAGAGTCTGCTGGAAAGTGAGATCTTCGGCCATGAACGGGGCGCGTTTACGGGGGCCGTAGACCGACGGGCCGGCTGCTTTGAGCTGGCGAACGGCGGGACGATTTTCCTGGATGAGGTCGTCGAGATGCAACTGCCGACCCAGCCGAAATTCCTACGTGTCCTGCAGGGAGAGACGTTCAGAAGGCTGGGAGGAAAAAGTGAGATCGACGTTGACGTTCGCGTCATCGCCGCAACCAATCGGGATCCTGTCGAAGCGGTCAAAGACGGGCTTCTCCGGGAGGACCTGTTCTATCGACTGAACGTGGTCTCCATTGGAATCCCACCTCTCCGCGAGCGAAGCACCGACATCCCTCAACTCGTCGACTATTTCATCATAAAGCACGGTGGGAGCGCGGGAAAGCCGATCCGGGGGATCAGCAACGGAGCCATGCGGCTCCTGATGAACTATCACTGGCCCGGTAATGTCCGACAACTGGAGGCGGTGATCGAGCGGGCAAGCCTGCTCTCTGAAGGGCCTGAGATTCAGCATTATGATCTGCCTATCGAGGTTCGGTTCTTTGACCTTCCGGTCCTGTCTGCCTCATCGAGTATACCCGGCAGTAAGTTCGCCATCGAGATTCCCGAGCAGGGGATTCACTTTGAGGCGCTGGAGCGCGACTTGATCCTGCAGGCTATGGAGAAGTCCGACTGGGTGATCACGAAGGCGGCGCGCCTCCTGGGGTTGAGTTACCGGACCCTGCAGTATCGTCTGGAGAAATTTCAGATCAAACGGGACACAAAGGCCGCCTCCATAACTTCGGAGAGCGGATTCACTGAGCAAGGAGAACAACGGAAAGGGGGGATGTGAGTGGGAAGCGTGGTCAAGAAGCGGCGGCAAAAGATGAGCAAGCATAAGCATAAGAAACTGCTGAAGCGGACCAGGCACCAGCGTCGGAAGAAGTAAAGCCGGGCATTAAACGTTCGAGCGGCCAGGCTGTTCTAAGGAATAGATTTGAGGTAATGTGCCCTGCAAGAATACCGTTGCTGGGCTGGGCCGATCGGACGGGGGATGACTCTCGGTGAGAGACAAAGGCCTTGCGCGAGGCGGATTTCGAACTGATCGATCGATTCTTGCAGGGCGATGGGACGGCGTTCGACGAACTAGTCCGGAAGCGCCAACGGGAGGTGTACAACCTGGCCTACCGGATGACCCGGAATGCCGACGACGCGCGGGACGTTTCGCAGGAGGCCTTCTTGCAGGTATATCGGAACTTAAGTCGATTTGATCGCCGTTCCAGCCTTTCTACCTGGCTGTACCGGATCGTCGTCAACCTGTGCCTCAACCATTT
Encoded here:
- a CDS encoding protein of unknown function (Evidence 5 : No homology to any previously reported sequences), which gives rise to MTRNNSRVSFRDSDREKLGARPYACDFHLHAHPDWQDPTGNKPLDQFIEEDYLPRVFQSGRQVIGIPQHNSIFHGGAKTVRDVARRMLAAGRQDVPVVFPGYELTSSDQIQVILLANPDDNEVNDLDTRVHESLELQQGRWHESRLNLCSLLDRAHDRFRSRLIALVVATGHKGILEDRDTATRLRNIFRQVVGLADGFIISKPYTELDDFTKRVLNGELEDYTDAPVAWLQTSDARTFDALQPAMLSYVKLGSFTIEGVRQALLNNKTFLSPAIFHDPDWTILRMRVRKTVFFDDLQLDFNPHMTCLIGGRGTGKSCLLEYVSHACQYQRAGETYDRPNKGILWLRKEDKTDGTLLPETEIDLSVKGGQKFYRIRRKGEGPPEILECADERCEGGVPVSTRSPSALLNLRFFGQRELANIVRDESFFSLDPERRGGVNLFSFLKSDQLSQVDAKERQARQLADEIEKLSVDMASWALELIQKPRLVAERARLNEELLKIKSRAAHPAFQSHQQFTLLETARNDLFAALSDIHAEQTKAVKAIEDKKRRASKTLPDTQTGAESSLLTVRTAALKQVDDLIAALRGVATSWLKNTDALAQSTENALITERIAEHSVAYGEAKKEMEANKINLTLLEPLQARLQEIDSRISHFDELDTRLNQARTQRRELVSRLRQCRSEEGEIYVNLADALTTSTKQRVRMRVVHAGDIRRAISDFQGYVKDGRKFNSRDAEQLEIAIRKEVPARSLSSHPAELWTELADYMLAVFEHGQDKTLGRTVPDKGPTACSWAGPILAKVVDLMTSFDDKQIGRLLCQYVPDSVNMELRRKVDTEDYISIQQASVGQKATALFLILLAQTDGLLVIDQPEDDLDNAFITNDILPAIQELKHQQQIIFATHNANMLVNAESEKIVVLDTEPRESPEDGLPQIRGHIAGEGGIDNESVRERVTKILEGGKDAFLARERKYRFAHND
- a CDS encoding Periplasmic sensor signal transduction histidine kinase precursor; its protein translation is MKGLFDNLGLRAKLLLMMFSLLLLTFASLFALYWHAELALIEQVEKHTMDLSTAIQISVERLTSQERTDEARLQDYVNRLQRKGVNEISIVSNEEEVIASSNPKRVGAMIDPSHRDLFITARLGDTLKTEHGQKNYNLIVPIVVGNQRMGYALISMVLDDFAQISQLNFIKRLIATVLVFGLGMAASLVLSWKYTRPIDQVVQAARRVAQGDLRDTLPVEGHDEIGELTASFNDMVQKLRANKELEQRLHQAERLSSIGQLASGIAHEIRNPLNFINLSIDHLQSRFSPADPGSREEFTYLVSWVKSEIHRLNTMITNFLTYGKPLKLQPRPSDLTSLLHDVVKMVSGKAEEQGIEIDCGSLEALPILSVDGEQIRTCFVNVLVNALQAMPQGGKLAIATRLVNETDSSGGPSPLAASRRWIEVSFQDTGHGIATADLPRVFEPYFTTKEVGIGLGLALTKKIVEEHGGTIALESIPNRGTTVSIRLPVEEQV
- the atoC gene encoding Acetoacetate metabolism regulatory protein atoC (Ornithine/arginine decarboxylase inhibitor) (Ornithine decarboxylase antizyme), with product MREGRILVVDDEGPQREILRTILSAEGYSVETAPGGTEALRRCQEKSYDLVLTDLRMPGTDGLSLVERLIRDDPPTLVVLMTAYGSLDSAEQALKKGAFDYLTKPLEREELLLTVKRAFERIQLSRENRLLRQQAEERFRIEGIVGSHFRMQEVFEKIQKVSNSNTTVLLIGESGTGKELIARTIHRQSPRKDRPFIAVNCAAIPESLLESEIFGHERGAFTGAVDRRAGCFELANGGTIFLDEVVEMQLPTQPKFLRVLQGETFRRLGGKSEIDVDVRVIAATNRDPVEAVKDGLLREDLFYRLNVVSIGIPPLRERSTDIPQLVDYFIIKHGGSAGKPIRGISNGAMRLLMNYHWPGNVRQLEAVIERASLLSEGPEIQHYDLPIEVRFFDLPVLSASSSIPGSKFAIEIPEQGIHFEALERDLILQAMEKSDWVITKAARLLGLSYRTLQYRLEKFQIKRDTKAASITSESGFTEQGEQRKGGM
- a CDS encoding conserved protein of unknown function (Evidence 4 : Homologs of previously reported genes of unknown function), producing the protein MGSVVKKRRQKMSKHKHKKLLKRTRHQRRKK